A single window of Selenomonas sputigena DNA harbors:
- the tgt gene encoding tRNA guanosine(34) transglycosylase Tgt — MTAITYELIKKDEATGARAGILHTPHGSFPTPIFMPVGTQASVKGVSPDELKDLGAGVILSNTYHLFLRPGMELVREAGGLHRFMNWDGAILTDSGGFQVFSLGDLRKITEDGVTFRSHIDGSKKFLSPEVSMEVQMALGSDIVMAFDECVPYPADYEYAKTSTERTTRWAKRCKDAMTSESQGLFGIVQGGMYKDLREKSVADLAELDFPGYAVGGLSVGEPKELMYEMLGLTVHLLPEDKPRYLMGVGTPDYLLEGVMYGIDMFDCVFPTRVARNGMAMTHEGRLVMKNAAYTRDFSVLEEGCGCYACRNGYTRAYIRHLVRAEEIFGLRLLTLHNLYFLQAFMREMREAILADAFSDFRAKFLQNWKR, encoded by the coding sequence TTGACAGCCATTACCTATGAATTGATAAAGAAGGATGAGGCGACGGGAGCGCGCGCCGGCATTCTGCACACGCCGCACGGCAGTTTTCCGACGCCGATCTTCATGCCCGTGGGCACGCAGGCGTCCGTCAAGGGCGTCTCGCCTGACGAACTCAAGGATCTTGGTGCGGGTGTGATCCTATCCAATACGTATCACCTTTTTCTGCGCCCGGGCATGGAGCTCGTGCGTGAGGCGGGCGGACTGCATCGCTTCATGAACTGGGACGGCGCAATCCTGACGGACAGCGGCGGTTTCCAGGTATTCAGTCTCGGCGACTTGCGAAAGATCACCGAAGACGGCGTGACCTTCCGCTCGCATATCGACGGCTCGAAGAAATTCCTTTCGCCCGAAGTTTCGATGGAGGTGCAGATGGCGCTCGGCTCGGATATCGTCATGGCGTTCGACGAGTGCGTGCCTTATCCCGCCGACTACGAATATGCGAAGACTTCGACGGAGCGCACGACGCGCTGGGCCAAGCGCTGCAAGGATGCGATGACGAGCGAGAGTCAAGGACTCTTCGGCATCGTGCAGGGCGGCATGTATAAGGATTTGCGCGAAAAGAGCGTGGCCGATCTCGCAGAACTTGATTTTCCCGGCTATGCCGTCGGAGGTCTGAGCGTCGGCGAGCCTAAGGAACTCATGTACGAGATGCTCGGACTCACCGTGCATCTTCTGCCCGAAGACAAGCCGCGCTATCTGATGGGCGTCGGCACGCCCGATTATCTCCTCGAAGGCGTCATGTACGGCATTGACATGTTTGACTGCGTATTTCCGACGCGCGTAGCACGAAACGGCATGGCGATGACGCATGAAGGCCGGCTCGTGATGAAGAATGCCGCTTACACGCGCGATTTTTCCGTTCTCGAAGAGGGCTGCGGCTGCTACGCCTGCCGAAACGGCTACACGCGCGCCTACATCCGACATCTCGTTCGCGCCGAGGAAATCTTCGGCCTGCGCCTCCTGACGCTGCATAATCTTTATTTCCTGCAGGCGTTTATGCGCGAGATGCGCGAGGCGATTCTCGCCGATGCGTTCAGCGATTTTCGCGCAAAAT
- the murQ gene encoding N-acetylmuramic acid 6-phosphate etherase: MIDFDRLTTEQRNAATLHIDELSVSDMLRTIHDEDRKVFEAVENALPMIARAVEIIAVRLKKGGRLFYLGAGTSGRLGILDAVECPPTFGTNPELVQGVIAGGMNAVFRAQEGAEDSLTLAQEDLRERGLSSSDVLCGIAASGRTPYVVGGLDYARSLGAATIAVACTPDSPIAALADVAITAVTGPEVITGSTRLKAGTAQKIILNMLSTGAMIRLGKVYGNLMVDVKSSNAKLDERARRIVIEATGKSRAEAEEALAKASGSAKLAILMLLANLPAEEAQRQLAASDGYIRRALKEESS, encoded by the coding sequence ATGATCGATTTTGACAGGCTCACGACGGAGCAACGCAATGCGGCGACGCTTCACATCGACGAGCTTTCTGTTTCCGACATGCTGCGCACCATCCATGATGAGGACAGGAAAGTCTTCGAGGCTGTGGAAAACGCCCTGCCCATGATTGCTCGGGCGGTGGAAATCATTGCGGTTCGTCTAAAGAAAGGCGGCCGCCTTTTTTATCTAGGCGCAGGCACGTCAGGCAGGCTCGGCATTCTCGATGCCGTCGAATGCCCGCCGACCTTCGGCACAAATCCCGAACTCGTACAGGGCGTCATCGCGGGCGGTATGAATGCCGTCTTCCGTGCACAGGAGGGAGCGGAAGATTCCCTCACGCTCGCACAGGAGGATCTCAGAGAACGTGGCCTTAGCTCTTCAGACGTGCTCTGCGGCATCGCAGCTTCGGGTCGCACGCCCTACGTCGTCGGCGGCCTCGACTACGCGCGCTCGCTCGGTGCGGCGACCATCGCCGTCGCCTGCACGCCCGACTCCCCCATCGCCGCACTCGCTGATGTCGCGATCACGGCGGTCACCGGCCCCGAGGTCATCACAGGCTCGACGCGGCTCAAGGCAGGTACGGCGCAGAAAATCATCCTCAACATGCTCTCCACGGGCGCGATGATTCGTCTTGGCAAAGTCTACGGCAACCTCATGGTCGATGTCAAAAGTTCCAACGCCAAGCTTGATGAACGGGCGCGGCGCATCGTCATCGAAGCGACGGGAAAAAGCCGCGCTGAGGCGGAAGAAGCGCTGGCGAAGGCTTCGGGCAGTGCAAAACTCGCCATCCTCATGCTCCTCGCTAATCTTCCTGCCGAGGAGGCGCAGCGGCAGCTTGCCGCCTCCGACGGCTATATCAGACGCGCTCTGAAGGAGGAATCTTCATGA
- a CDS encoding heavy metal translocating P-type ATPase — translation MTENEKYQITGMSCAACSARVDKAVRHLEGVREVSVNLLTNSMLVSYDAPLTSETICAAVEHAGYGASLAAGKGAGRAKDMREEREALEDHETPKILRRFIVSLVLLMPLLYVSMGHMLLALPIPQAMENNALVIGLYELLLAVAVMIVNQKFFINGFRNIFSGGVNMDTLVALGSAAGFVYSTGNLFSMLLAARAGDWQSVAAGGMDFYFETSAMILTLITVGKWLESRSKGKTTNAIKGLMDLAPKTARLVKDGEEVVVAASEVAVGDIFLVLPGESFPVDGKVLEGESAVNEAALTGESLPVDKAPGSLVSAATINQNGALTCEARRVGEDTTLQQIIEMVQNAAASKAEISKLADKVSGVFVPVVIVLAIATGALWLLLGETASFALARAVSVLVISCPCALGLATPVAIMVGSGKGAKNGILFKTAAALEATGKADFVVLDKTGTITEGKPRVMDLVPAAGVGEEELLCVAAALEAQSEHPLAVAVRREAEERGISFSKVQDFQALPGHGVTGTAELSGERREVIGGSMALMKEKGLLTADMKAAAEKLASEGKTPLFFAAADRLLGIIAVADALKPDSREAIEELLRMGVQPVMLTGDNRRTANAVGAKLGLSAIVADVLPDGKEEVVRRLQEGGRTIMVGDGINDAPALTRADVGIAIGAGADIAMDAADVVLMKSSLRDVVAAIRLSRQVIRNIKENLFWAFFYNVIGIPLAAGLWLPVFGIVLSPMFGAAAMSLSSFCVVMNALRLNFFDVYDDRKDKRKVLRELPGFLLQKEAEAGAEEVAQMQADEKLEASVMKKTISIEGMMCGHCVAHVTKALEGMNGVEKAEVSLENKNAVVTLSADVSDKALSATIVDAGYEVVGIS, via the coding sequence ATGACGGAAAATGAAAAGTATCAGATCACAGGCATGTCGTGCGCGGCGTGCAGTGCGCGTGTTGACAAGGCGGTTCGCCATCTGGAAGGCGTGCGGGAAGTGTCCGTGAACCTTCTGACGAATTCGATGCTCGTAAGCTACGATGCGCCGCTGACGTCGGAGACGATCTGCGCCGCCGTCGAGCATGCGGGCTATGGCGCGAGCCTTGCCGCCGGCAAGGGGGCAGGGCGGGCGAAGGATATGCGAGAAGAGCGAGAGGCGCTTGAAGATCATGAGACGCCGAAGATCTTGCGCCGCTTTATCGTGTCGCTCGTGCTCCTTATGCCGCTCCTCTATGTTTCTATGGGACACATGCTTCTTGCGCTTCCCATTCCGCAGGCGATGGAGAACAATGCGCTCGTCATCGGTCTTTATGAGCTTCTTCTCGCCGTCGCCGTCATGATCGTTAATCAGAAATTCTTCATCAACGGCTTTCGCAATATCTTTTCGGGCGGCGTGAATATGGATACGCTCGTAGCTCTTGGCAGTGCGGCGGGTTTCGTTTACAGTACGGGAAATCTTTTCTCCATGCTTCTCGCGGCGCGTGCCGGCGACTGGCAGAGCGTCGCGGCGGGCGGCATGGATTTCTACTTTGAGACGTCCGCGATGATCTTGACGCTCATCACGGTGGGCAAGTGGCTGGAAAGTCGCAGCAAGGGCAAGACGACGAATGCCATCAAGGGGCTCATGGATCTTGCACCCAAGACGGCGCGACTCGTGAAGGACGGCGAGGAGGTCGTCGTCGCCGCGTCGGAGGTCGCCGTTGGCGACATCTTCCTCGTACTGCCGGGCGAGAGCTTTCCCGTCGACGGCAAGGTGCTCGAAGGTGAGAGCGCCGTCAACGAGGCGGCGCTGACGGGCGAAAGTCTGCCTGTGGACAAGGCGCCGGGCAGTCTCGTGAGCGCCGCCACGATCAATCAGAACGGCGCTTTGACCTGTGAAGCGCGGCGCGTCGGCGAGGATACGACGCTGCAGCAGATCATCGAGATGGTGCAGAATGCCGCTGCTTCAAAGGCGGAGATCTCGAAGCTCGCTGACAAGGTGTCGGGCGTATTCGTTCCCGTCGTCATTGTTTTGGCTATTGCTACGGGCGCTCTTTGGCTGCTTCTGGGTGAGACGGCGAGCTTCGCTCTCGCGCGTGCTGTCAGCGTGCTCGTCATCAGCTGCCCATGCGCCCTGGGGCTTGCAACGCCCGTCGCCATCATGGTCGGCAGCGGCAAGGGAGCGAAGAACGGCATTCTCTTCAAGACGGCGGCTGCTTTGGAGGCAACGGGCAAGGCGGACTTTGTCGTGCTCGACAAGACGGGCACGATCACGGAAGGAAAGCCTCGCGTGATGGATCTCGTGCCTGCTGCGGGTGTAGGGGAAGAAGAGCTTCTTTGCGTGGCGGCCGCCTTGGAGGCGCAGAGTGAACATCCGCTTGCCGTTGCCGTCCGGCGCGAGGCAGAAGAGCGCGGCATTTCTTTCTCGAAGGTGCAGGATTTCCAGGCACTGCCCGGGCATGGCGTTACGGGCACGGCGGAGCTTTCGGGTGAACGTCGAGAGGTGATCGGCGGCAGCATGGCGCTGATGAAGGAGAAAGGGCTTCTGACAGCGGACATGAAGGCGGCGGCGGAAAAGCTCGCGTCGGAGGGAAAGACGCCGCTTTTCTTCGCCGCTGCGGATCGCTTGCTCGGCATCATCGCCGTCGCTGACGCCTTGAAGCCGGACAGCCGCGAGGCGATCGAGGAACTTCTGCGCATGGGCGTGCAGCCCGTCATGCTGACGGGAGACAACCGCCGTACGGCGAACGCGGTCGGCGCGAAGCTCGGACTTTCTGCCATCGTCGCCGACGTTCTGCCCGACGGCAAGGAAGAGGTCGTGCGCCGTCTGCAGGAGGGCGGCAGGACGATCATGGTAGGAGACGGTATCAACGACGCGCCCGCTTTAACGCGTGCCGATGTCGGCATCGCCATCGGTGCGGGCGCTGACATTGCCATGGATGCTGCCGACGTCGTCCTTATGAAGTCGTCACTCAGGGATGTCGTCGCGGCCATCCGCCTTTCGCGGCAGGTCATCCGCAACATCAAGGAAAATCTCTTCTGGGCGTTTTTCTACAATGTCATCGGCATACCGCTCGCGGCAGGCCTTTGGTTGCCCGTGTTCGGCATCGTATTGAGTCCGATGTTCGGCGCGGCGGCGATGAGCCTTTCGAGTTTCTGTGTCGTGATGAATGCCTTGCGGCTGAACTTTTTTGATGTTTATGACGATAGGAAAGACAAGCGCAAGGTTCTGCGTGAACTGCCCGGCTTCCTTTTACAGAAGGAAGCAGAGGCGGGAGCGGAAGAAGTTGCACAAATGCAGGCAGATGAAAAATTGGAGGCAAGTGTAATGAAAAAGACGATTTCTATCGAAGGTATGATGTGCGGCCACTGCGTAGCCCATGTGACGAAGGCTTTGGAAGGCATGAACGGCGTAGAAAAGGCGGAAGTCAGCCTGGAAAACAAGAATGCCGTCGTCACCCTGAGTGCTGACGTTTCGGACAAGGCTCTTTCGGCGACGATCGTCGATGCAGGCTACGAAGTCGTCGGTATCAGCTGA
- a CDS encoding bifunctional metallophosphatase/5'-nucleotidase → MRNKMQKLIGGLFAAAWIASLPLIAHADAVILHTNDVHCGVAKNIHIAAVTQYKHDLQKENPEVILVDAGDAVQGEPLGSLSRGAALIRIMNRADYDFAIPGNHEYDFGMDRFLELASQLKCGYYSCNFIDKRTNQPVFKTHKIVTLDGKRIALIGVTTPETIVSSSPKEFQDENGKFVYSFLEDEDGSKLYEGIQKAVDEAHAEGAQYVMLVAHLGTTGAVPVWSSGAVAAHTRGIDVIVDGHSHEQYTRLDKNKDGKDVLVEQTGTKLASVGKITIHDDGTITGELVKGLTAVDADVKRLVDEELAQVERQLAKPVGTTTVDLVTDVDGEYRVRSGETNLGDFVADAFRASVHADVALVNGGGFREPISTGKVTYKTLAALFPFTNNLVVRSVTGQQLLDALEMGAAKYPEESGGFFHVSGLTYTIDARVPSSVVQNEQGGFVRVDGAYRVKDVMVGGVPLDLTEDYTVVSNSYIMRNGGNGMTMFDGTPLLRDTAFSDIDAIADYVKEQGGVVGEGYENPAGAGRITILE, encoded by the coding sequence ATGAGAAACAAGATGCAAAAACTCATCGGCGGTCTTTTCGCGGCGGCCTGGATTGCCTCTCTGCCGCTGATCGCACACGCGGATGCTGTCATTCTGCACACGAACGACGTGCATTGCGGTGTCGCAAAGAACATCCATATCGCTGCTGTCACACAGTACAAGCACGACTTGCAGAAGGAAAATCCGGAGGTCATCCTCGTCGATGCGGGCGATGCGGTGCAGGGAGAGCCGCTCGGCAGCCTCTCGCGCGGCGCGGCACTCATTCGCATCATGAACCGTGCCGACTACGATTTCGCCATCCCCGGCAACCACGAGTACGATTTTGGCATGGATCGCTTCCTGGAGCTTGCATCGCAGCTCAAGTGCGGCTACTATAGCTGCAATTTCATCGACAAGAGGACGAATCAGCCTGTATTCAAGACACATAAGATCGTCACGCTCGACGGCAAAAGAATCGCATTGATTGGCGTGACGACACCGGAAACGATTGTCTCGTCGTCGCCGAAGGAGTTTCAGGATGAGAATGGCAAGTTCGTCTATAGCTTCCTCGAAGATGAGGACGGCTCGAAGCTCTATGAGGGGATTCAGAAGGCGGTCGATGAAGCGCACGCGGAGGGTGCCCAGTATGTCATGCTCGTCGCCCATCTGGGCACGACGGGCGCCGTTCCCGTTTGGTCGAGCGGCGCCGTGGCTGCGCATACGAGAGGGATCGACGTCATCGTCGACGGACATTCGCATGAGCAATATACGCGCCTCGACAAGAACAAGGACGGCAAGGACGTCCTCGTCGAGCAGACGGGCACGAAGCTTGCGAGCGTCGGCAAGATCACCATCCATGATGACGGCACGATCACGGGTGAACTCGTCAAGGGGCTGACGGCGGTCGATGCCGATGTCAAGCGGCTTGTCGATGAGGAACTCGCGCAGGTGGAGAGGCAGCTTGCCAAGCCTGTCGGTACGACGACCGTTGACCTCGTGACCGATGTCGATGGTGAATACCGCGTGCGCAGCGGCGAGACGAATCTCGGCGATTTTGTTGCAGATGCATTTCGCGCCTCGGTTCATGCTGATGTGGCGCTCGTCAATGGCGGTGGTTTTCGTGAGCCGATCTCGACAGGAAAAGTGACGTATAAGACGCTCGCAGCGCTGTTCCCCTTTACGAACAACCTTGTCGTCAGAAGTGTCACGGGGCAGCAGCTTCTTGATGCGCTCGAAATGGGGGCAGCAAAGTATCCCGAAGAATCCGGCGGCTTTTTCCATGTTTCAGGACTTACCTATACCATCGACGCGCGTGTGCCGTCTTCGGTGGTTCAAAATGAGCAGGGAGGCTTTGTTCGTGTCGACGGAGCTTATCGCGTCAAGGATGTCATGGTCGGCGGCGTGCCGCTCGACTTGACAGAGGATTATACGGTCGTCAGCAATTCCTACATCATGAGGAACGGCGGCAACGGCATGACGATGTTCGACGGCACGCCGCTGCTGCGCGACACGGCGTTCTCCGACATCGACGCGATTGCCGACTACGTCAAAGAACAGGGCGGCGTCGTCGGCGAGGGTTACGAGAATCCCGCCGGCGCGGGGCGCATCACAATCCTTGAGTGA
- a CDS encoding PTS transporter subunit EIIC, whose product MKAEALAKEILRLVGPAANICKAANCMTRLRLELKEQMPDLTQKIQALDGVLGTHTSGRELQIILGPGRAASVTACFKELLEQEAAAATTEMPSADTAAGSDAADAPSVRQAAQNSAVGDGKALHEVIRKRNATPAKLFLKRIANIFIPLIPAFIACGIITGLLNVALKTFPALAATPYAALLGLMGNAVFFGMNILVGVNAAKEFGGSPMLGGTLAIILSHPGLAAISLDGFSFVPGRGGIIAVLLVTALAAWLEKKLHRHVPEMLDLFLTPLLVLLIAGLAALFILQPLGGVLSEWVGQAATAAIDKGGALTGFVLGAAWLPMVMLGVHQALTPIHAELLSRYGVTILLPVLAMAGAGQVGAALCVYCRTRSAFLRKTVATALPVGVLGIGEPLIYGVTLPLGRPFLGACIGGAFGGAVQAAFMVGAAAMGISGLPLAAVTDKVAIYLIGLLTAYAAGFLATWLLGFQDPEEPSN is encoded by the coding sequence ATGAAAGCCGAAGCGCTTGCAAAGGAAATCCTCCGACTCGTCGGACCTGCCGCCAATATCTGCAAGGCGGCAAACTGCATGACGCGCCTGCGCCTTGAGCTCAAAGAGCAAATGCCCGATCTCACGCAAAAGATCCAAGCGCTCGACGGCGTATTGGGCACGCATACGAGCGGGAGAGAGCTGCAGATCATCCTCGGTCCCGGCCGCGCCGCCTCCGTGACAGCGTGCTTCAAGGAATTGCTTGAACAAGAAGCTGCAGCCGCGACGACAGAAATGCCGTCTGCGGACACCGCTGCCGGAAGCGATGCTGCAGATGCGCCGTCCGTACGTCAAGCCGCACAAAACTCTGCTGTCGGCGACGGCAAAGCACTGCATGAAGTCATCCGGAAGAGGAATGCAACGCCCGCCAAGCTTTTCTTGAAGCGCATCGCCAACATCTTCATCCCGCTGATTCCTGCCTTCATTGCCTGCGGCATCATCACGGGGCTTTTGAACGTCGCGCTCAAGACTTTTCCTGCGCTTGCCGCGACGCCTTATGCCGCACTTCTCGGGCTCATGGGAAATGCCGTCTTCTTCGGCATGAACATCCTCGTCGGCGTCAACGCCGCGAAGGAATTCGGAGGATCGCCCATGCTTGGCGGCACGCTCGCCATCATCCTCTCGCATCCGGGACTCGCCGCCATTTCCTTAGATGGTTTCTCCTTCGTACCGGGGCGCGGCGGCATCATCGCCGTCCTCCTCGTCACGGCCCTCGCGGCATGGCTCGAAAAGAAGCTGCACCGCCATGTGCCAGAGATGCTCGACCTCTTCCTCACGCCGCTGCTCGTGCTTCTCATCGCAGGTCTTGCCGCCCTCTTCATCCTGCAGCCCTTGGGCGGCGTCCTCTCCGAGTGGGTCGGCCAAGCTGCGACTGCAGCCATCGACAAGGGCGGTGCCTTGACGGGCTTCGTGCTTGGCGCGGCGTGGCTGCCGATGGTCATGCTCGGCGTACATCAGGCATTGACGCCCATTCATGCGGAGCTTCTCTCACGCTACGGCGTGACCATCCTGCTCCCTGTGCTCGCCATGGCGGGCGCAGGTCAGGTCGGCGCGGCGCTCTGCGTCTATTGCCGAACAAGAAGCGCCTTCCTCAGGAAGACTGTGGCGACGGCTCTTCCCGTCGGCGTTCTCGGCATCGGCGAGCCGTTGATCTACGGTGTTACACTGCCGCTCGGACGCCCCTTCCTTGGGGCCTGCATCGGCGGCGCGTTTGGCGGTGCCGTGCAGGCGGCCTTCATGGTCGGCGCCGCCGCCATGGGCATCTCCGGGCTGCCGCTCGCCGCCGTCACGGACAAAGTCGCCATTTACCTCATCGGTCTTCTGACCGCTTATGCCGCAGGCTTTCTCGCTACTTGGCTGCTCGGCTTCCAAGACCCCGAAGAGCCATCAAACTAA
- a CDS encoding SpoIID/LytB domain-containing protein — protein MSEKRSGMWCGAILFFLCGLFFCCSHTASAGRVIDFQGAGKAQREAAAKEAKQEKAHASSQEIRVGLFLGQKSVLISSDAGFSIVEDGSGKVLTTIAPNAAIKLEGGGAGIFLDGKRMSSASLRLVPQRAEGIFQIGAGHYRGSFFVRVESKGLDLIEQLPLDDYVNGVLAEEMPASWHIEALKAQAVAARTYALRSKGRHRSEGYDVCATTHCQVYGGVDAETPATRAAVAQTANQVLLYAGKPAETLFHSDSGGMTESREALWGAGVPYLVPVKEDVQRTSPWQVILSETDFLRKLAAAGKEVGSLKKIGLSPLVIGRGDAYRTPSGRVSHMTIEGSKRTVKLTGSEMRSLFGLKSTLFDVKREKGQIVIAGFGSGHGLGLSQHGAERLAGRMKYDAILAHYYPGTKLEIQP, from the coding sequence TTGTCAGAAAAGCGAAGCGGCATGTGGTGCGGCGCAATTCTTTTCTTTCTGTGCGGCTTGTTCTTCTGCTGCTCCCATACGGCGTCGGCGGGTCGCGTGATCGACTTTCAGGGTGCAGGGAAGGCGCAGAGGGAGGCGGCGGCCAAAGAGGCGAAGCAGGAGAAGGCGCACGCATCTTCGCAGGAGATTCGCGTGGGGCTGTTCCTCGGGCAGAAGAGCGTGCTCATATCGTCGGACGCTGGATTTTCCATCGTCGAGGACGGAAGCGGCAAGGTGCTGACGACGATCGCGCCGAATGCCGCCATCAAGCTGGAGGGTGGCGGGGCGGGAATCTTTCTCGATGGCAAGAGAATGTCGAGCGCATCCCTGCGCCTTGTGCCGCAGCGTGCCGAGGGCATCTTTCAAATCGGCGCTGGGCATTATCGCGGCAGTTTCTTCGTGCGTGTCGAGAGCAAGGGGCTTGACCTCATTGAGCAGCTTCCTCTTGACGACTATGTGAACGGCGTGCTCGCCGAGGAGATGCCCGCTTCGTGGCATATAGAAGCCTTGAAGGCGCAGGCGGTGGCGGCGCGAACTTATGCCCTTCGCAGCAAGGGACGCCATCGGTCGGAAGGTTACGACGTCTGCGCGACGACACATTGCCAAGTCTACGGCGGCGTCGATGCGGAAACGCCCGCGACGCGTGCGGCGGTCGCGCAGACGGCGAATCAGGTACTCCTCTACGCGGGAAAGCCGGCGGAAACGCTGTTTCACAGTGATTCGGGCGGCATGACGGAAAGCCGCGAGGCGCTTTGGGGCGCGGGTGTGCCGTATCTCGTGCCCGTCAAGGAGGATGTGCAAAGGACAAGCCCGTGGCAGGTGATCTTGTCGGAAACGGATTTCCTCAGGAAGCTCGCCGCCGCAGGCAAGGAGGTGGGAAGCCTGAAGAAGATCGGGCTTTCCCCGCTCGTCATCGGCAGAGGTGACGCCTACCGCACGCCTTCGGGACGCGTTTCGCACATGACGATCGAAGGCTCGAAGCGAACCGTGAAGCTGACGGGAAGCGAGATGCGCTCCCTCTTTGGTCTCAAAAGCACGCTCTTCGACGTGAAGCGGGAGAAGGGGCAGATCGTGATCGCCGGCTTCGGCAGCGGTCATGGCCTGGGACTGTCACAGCATGGCGCCGAGAGGCTTGCGGGCCGCATGAAGTATGACGCCATTCTGGCACATTATTATCCGGGAACGAAGTTGGAGATTCAGCCGTGA
- the queA gene encoding tRNA preQ1(34) S-adenosylmethionine ribosyltransferase-isomerase QueA, which translates to MLLKDFDYELPEERIAQKPIEPRNASRLMVLDPVAKTIEHRHFYDLGEFLAPGDALILNDTRVLPARLYGRREPTGAHIEVFLLRRLDKDSWETLVRPGKKAQVGQVIRFSDELCAEVMAHTDFGGRIVKFRYEGVFEEILDRLGETPLPPYIHERLEDKERYQTVYCREEGSAAAPTAGLHFTKEQLAELKAQGVHIGFVTLHVGLGTFRPVNVEKIEEHKMHSEYYQLPEETAELIRRTKAAGGRVIAVGTTSIRTLESAAEAQGVISAKSGWTDIFIYPGYRFKIVDALVTNFHLPKSTLLMLISAFAGREFVLHAYEEAVREKYRFFSFGDAMFLSRAKEEAAL; encoded by the coding sequence ATGCTGCTCAAGGATTTTGATTATGAACTGCCGGAGGAACGGATCGCGCAGAAGCCGATCGAGCCGCGCAACGCATCGCGGCTCATGGTGCTCGACCCGGTGGCGAAGACGATAGAGCACCGTCATTTCTACGATTTGGGCGAGTTCCTCGCGCCAGGCGACGCCTTGATTCTGAACGATACGCGCGTCCTTCCCGCGCGTCTCTATGGCAGGCGCGAGCCGACGGGTGCGCATATCGAGGTGTTTTTGCTGCGCCGCCTCGACAAGGATTCGTGGGAGACCTTGGTGCGCCCCGGTAAGAAGGCGCAGGTTGGACAGGTCATCCGCTTTTCCGACGAGCTTTGCGCTGAGGTCATGGCACATACGGATTTCGGCGGGCGCATCGTGAAGTTCCGCTATGAAGGCGTATTCGAGGAAATCCTCGATCGCTTGGGAGAAACGCCTCTGCCTCCCTACATCCATGAGAGATTGGAGGACAAGGAGCGCTACCAGACGGTCTACTGCCGCGAGGAAGGTTCGGCGGCTGCGCCGACGGCGGGTCTGCACTTCACAAAGGAGCAGCTTGCTGAACTCAAGGCGCAGGGCGTCCATATCGGCTTCGTCACGCTCCACGTCGGACTCGGAACGTTCCGCCCCGTGAATGTGGAAAAGATCGAAGAGCACAAGATGCACAGCGAGTATTACCAACTGCCCGAGGAGACGGCGGAGCTGATTCGCCGCACGAAGGCGGCGGGCGGCCGCGTCATCGCCGTCGGCACGACGTCGATCCGCACGTTGGAATCGGCGGCTGAGGCACAAGGCGTCATTTCAGCGAAGAGCGGCTGGACGGACATCTTCATCTATCCGGGCTATCGCTTCAAGATCGTCGATGCCCTTGTGACGAACTTTCATCTGCCGAAGTCGACGCTGCTCATGCTCATCAGCGCTTTCGCGGGGCGTGAGTTCGTACTGCACGCCTACGAGGAAGCGGTGCGCGAAAAGTATCGCTTCTTCTCGTTCGGCGATGCGATGTTTTTGAGCAGAGCGAAAGAGGAGGCGGCTCTTTGA